In Celeribacter baekdonensis, the genomic stretch TCAATCCACATTCTATACGTATAGTAAATGTATGGACTTTGTGAGCCGAGTCAAGTACTGCTTCGTGCATGACCCTAGAAGACCTCAAACACGCGCAACGCGAGCGAATTTTGTTCCTCGACCAATGCCTGACCTGGAGGGGTCAGGCGAACCGTCGTGACTTGATGGAACGATTCAATATCTCTATGGCACAGGCTGCCGTTGACTTTCGAACCTATCTCTCGCTGACGAATACGCCGCCAGTCTACGATGCTGGGGATAAGGCCTACTTCTCGACCGGCGACCACTGCGCATTGACTGATGCTGGCCCGAAACAAGTTTTCGAATTGCTCGATGGCAAGGCTGCATCGCTTGGCGCGAGCATCCCGCTTCCCACTCGCGTGATGGATTCCACCATCGTCGCACAGCTCTACCGCGCGATGAAGGGCGAACGAGACATCCAGATCACCTACACCTCGATGACAAGCGGCCTCTCCGACCCTCAGTGGATCAGTCCAGTTCAGTTTCATTTTGACGGAGAGGCAATTTATCTCCGCGCCTGGAGCTATAATCACGAAGCGTACCGCGATTATCTCCCAATACGAATAACGAAACAAACCCAGCTGGAAACGCGGGAGAGGCCTGCCTCTCTGCGATTTGACACGGACTGGAACAGCTTGGTGCGCTTGTGGATACGCCCGCGTTCAGATCTATCCGATGCACAAGCGCAGGCCGTCCGGCTGGAGTACGGCTTTGGCGACAAGACGCACCTACTGATCGAAACGCGTAAGGCGCTCGCATTTTATGTCGTAAGACGATGGCGCCTCGATGACGAAAAAGCTCGGCTAGAATTAGATAGGATGGAAGAATTGGGTGCTTAAAGTACGCCCTCAGCGAAAAGACTGCAAATTCAATGCCGAACAGGATGAGATAAAACAGTGGCCCTGTCTGCATCTGTACGCCAACATGAGCCTAATGAAACTGACATAGTAAGCTGGCATCTTAATTTCCGCATGACGGAGGCAAGGCATTTCGGCCTAGCGGGATACAGAACGCACGACAGACACGCCCCCTGCGCACACTATCCAAACTGCGCTGCTAACAAGCGCAACAAGCTTCAATGCGGTTGGAAAGCCGGAGCCTTTTCAGACGGCCGCCGTAGACGGGCGAGATCGAGCGTGAAATATTGAACCAAGTGCTAGATGCGAGGATGCAGAAGCAAGTGTTGAGGGAGCGCAAGTTGACTGTCAGTGTTCATAATCCCGATCAGTATATGGCGGCGCTTAGGACGATCGTCGCGCAGGGCCGGAAGCGGATCGGGCTGTTGGTTGGCGCTGGAGCTTCTGCCGGAATGGCAAAGCCCGATGGCACCTATCCGCTCATCCCGGCAGTTGCGGGGCTCACGGACCAAGTTCTCACGACACTTGCCCCAACCTATCAAAAACAGATTGATGGCCTGAAAGCCGAACTCGCGCAGCATGACATCGAGACGATCCTTTCGAGGATTCGCTCTCTGAGCCAAGTGATTGGTTCGTCGAAAGTCCACGATCTCGACGGCCCAGGCTTTGCGACCTTCGGAGAAGCGATCTGCTCCGAGATAGGCAAGATCGTGGACGTCCGATTGCCCGAGACTGAATCAGCATATGCAGATCTCGTGAATTGGATCACGGGCACAACGCGTGACTATCCCGTTGAAATCTTCACCACGAACTACGACTTGTTGTTCGAAGAAGCGTTCGAATCCGTACGAGCGCCGTACTTCGATGGCTTCACGGGTGGTCGCGAACCATTCTTCGACCCCGTCTCAGTGTCGCGCAGTGATCTTCCCGCGCGCTGGACGCGGCTATGGAAGCTCCATGGATCGCTCGGCTGGCGCGCTAGCTCTAAGGGCGAAGTAATTCGCACGGGCCAAAGCTCAGCAAGTCACCTCGTCTTCCCCGAACACCTGAAATACGATCAAACACAGAAAGCGCCCTACGCAGCGTTGCTCGATCGCCTTCGTACGTTCCTGCTCACCCCCGACACGCTACTCATTTCTATCGGATTTTCTTTTGCCGATGCACACATCGCGGCCCGAATAGATGAAGCGCTCGCAGCCAATCCATCCTCCAGCGTATTCGCATTCCAGTACAAGATTCTAGATGAAGAGGGTCCGGCGTGCGACCTCGCGCGCCGTCTGCCTAACTTTAGCGTCTATGCACGTGACCAGGCCAAGGTGAACGGCACGCGCGGCGCATGGAAAGCTCCGGCCGAACTTCCGAGCAAGGATTGGGGGCCGATAAGGTCAACCTACATGGACGACAAAGGAAACTTCACGCTCGGTGCAATAGAACCCTTTGCTCGCTTCTTCGCGGCATCACGATCGGTTCAAGCATTTCCGACACAACCGGACCTTGCAGCATTGGCAGCGGAGGCGCCACCACCGACAGCCGCCACCGCGTCGGAGGCCAAATGAACGCCCCTACTCTTCTCGGCCATGTCGGCTCTGTCGCCGGTTCGACCGTAAGTGTGCGTCAATTCGAGGGCGTTGCTTCGGGCATTGCGATCATCGGAGGACGAAGCTACCGGGTAGGTCAGGTCGGCAGCTTTGTGCGGATACCACAGGGGTATCATGATCTTTATGCTATCATATCAGAGGTCGGGGCAAGTGCGACACCGGTGACGCTAGTCGATGCGCTAGACCGCGGCGAACGATGGCTAACCGTTCAGCTCATTGGCGAGATTGTCGAGGCCTCGTTTGAGCGAGGCATCAGCCAGTATCCGAACGTGAACGATGAAGTGCATCTGGTCACAGAAGAGGATCTGGCCAAGATCTACGGTGCAGAGTTTTCCGGACAAGTGATAGTCGGGCGACTTGCTAACGCCGAGAGCATTCCGGTCCGCCTGGACCTCGACAAGCTAGTCACGCGCCATAGCGCAGTGCTTGGCTCTACCGGGTCGGGCAAGTCCACGACTGTCTCTAGCTTGTTGCGGTCAATCTCGGCGCCTGACGGAGCAGGCTTTCCGAACGCGCGCATCCTCTTACTCGATATCCACGGCGAATATGCCAGCGCGCTCGCCGACAACGCTGAGATTTTTCGGATCACACCCGGAGTCGGAGAGAAGCAGCTGGTCATTCCGTACTGGGCACTACGGCCGGCCGAAATACTCAACTTTCTGTGCGGGAAGTTGGATGATCGCGCAACGACCGCAATACTCGACAAGATCTTCGCAGCCAAAAGCGCGATTGCTCAAGCAGACAATTTGCCTGGTGTCGATCTGAA encodes the following:
- a CDS encoding WYL domain-containing protein, which codes for MTLEDLKHAQRERILFLDQCLTWRGQANRRDLMERFNISMAQAAVDFRTYLSLTNTPPVYDAGDKAYFSTGDHCALTDAGPKQVFELLDGKAASLGASIPLPTRVMDSTIVAQLYRAMKGERDIQITYTSMTSGLSDPQWISPVQFHFDGEAIYLRAWSYNHEAYRDYLPIRITKQTQLETRERPASLRFDTDWNSLVRLWIRPRSDLSDAQAQAVRLEYGFGDKTHLLIETRKALAFYVVRRWRLDDEKARLELDRMEELGA
- a CDS encoding SIR2 family NAD-dependent protein deacylase, with protein sequence MTVSVHNPDQYMAALRTIVAQGRKRIGLLVGAGASAGMAKPDGTYPLIPAVAGLTDQVLTTLAPTYQKQIDGLKAELAQHDIETILSRIRSLSQVIGSSKVHDLDGPGFATFGEAICSEIGKIVDVRLPETESAYADLVNWITGTTRDYPVEIFTTNYDLLFEEAFESVRAPYFDGFTGGREPFFDPVSVSRSDLPARWTRLWKLHGSLGWRASSKGEVIRTGQSSASHLVFPEHLKYDQTQKAPYAALLDRLRTFLLTPDTLLISIGFSFADAHIAARIDEALAANPSSSVFAFQYKILDEEGPACDLARRLPNFSVYARDQAKVNGTRGAWKAPAELPSKDWGPIRSTYMDDKGNFTLGAIEPFARFFAASRSVQAFPTQPDLAALAAEAPPPTAATASEAK